AAAGTAGGCGCTCCGGGAGGGTGGGGCACCAGCAGCTTGTAGGAGCAGGCAATAAACTCGCCGCAGTCCCAGAAGCTGGCCGTGGGCTCCAGCGTGAGCAGATACGTGAGCGTGGCCACGGCAAACACCAGCCAGCCCACCAGATTATTTAAGCTTTTGTAACTACGCATAGAAACGAAATCAGAGAAGGGCCAAAAGTAGAGAATAAATCCGGCCGCACCGCACCTTCCAGTACCGGCCCATAAGGCCACAGATGCAAAAAAAGCAGCCGGGGTTGCCGGCTGCTTTGGAAAGAATTTGCGAGAAGAAAAACGGGTTAGTTCTGCAGAATCAGGCGCTTGGTGCCCACTACCTTATCGTTCAGGACCAGATTGCAGATGTACATCCCGGCCGGCAGATCAGAAAGATTCAGGGGCAGGCCGGCATCCGTTAGCTCCGGCTTCAGGGTAATGGCGCGCACCTCGCGGCCAATAATGTTGGAAATCCGCAGCTTGTAGTCGGCTCCTGGCTTCTGGTTAACCGTGAGCATTACCATGCCCCGGGAAGGGTTGGGATACAGGGTGAGAACCGGCGCGGTCAGCTTAGCACCTATTACCGGGGTAGCCGCATTTACGGTGATGGTGCCAAACATACCATTTCCGGGGCTGCCGTGCAGGGTGCAGTGGTAGCCATACACACCAGCGGTGGCCAGCGTGCGGGAAGCGGTGGGAGTAGCCGAGGCCATGGTGAAGGCCGCAAAAGCACTGTTATCCGACACCACCGGGTGGGTGCCCGATTCCCACTCAAATTTCACCTCGTCGCCGGGGTTAATGGTGAGAAACTGCGGATCAAACGCAAAGTTCCTGACCTTCACCGTATGGCTGGCGGCCACTGCTGCCAGCTGCGCCAGTAACAAGGTTGCGGCAATACAAAACTTAGTAAAGGTTTTCATGGCTTAGGGGACAAAGGATGAAAGGACAAATACACCGGCTCTGCTCCTTGTCCTGGGGCGAGCCGTCTATAGTCTATGACAAGCACCGTGCCTGACTTTGCCGGCCGGTTTCTAACTACCAGATACCATTCTTCTGGCAACCGTTGCACCAGGGTCACAGCTTATATTCTCCGCTGCAGCCTTCTATTAGAACAATCGAATATTAAAGCAAAAGGGTTGCCTTCCTCCGAAAAAATAAGCGGCTACTGGCAGAACTTTATTTCCTGCATCCCAAAGCTTTGCAGCTGTCCGTTTATTTCCACCACCAGCCGGCCGGTTTCCTCCACGCTCACTATCTGCCCGGTGAGCCGCCGGCCCTCTACTTCAAAATGATGCCATTCCTGAAAGCGGTACAGCACCTGTAAATAGGCGTGGCGCAGGGCCTCGGTCTGGCCGGAGCGCAGCTGCAGATACCGGCGCTCCAGGCATTCCAACAGGCGCTCGGCCAGGGCGGGCAAGGCGTAGTGCCGGCCCGTAAGGCGGGCCAGGGAGGTAGCCGTGGGCACCCCAAATTCCAATTGATTAATATTTATTCCAATCCCTACAATACTGGATTGAATTCCTACGCTGCTAAGTGTGTTCTCAATGAGAATACCGCCCAGCTTCTGGTCGTGGTAATACACATCGTTGGGCCACTTCAGGCGCAGGGCCGGATCTGGTCCCAGCACCGTGGAAACCCAGTCCAGTACGGCCAAGGCAACGGCCATACTCAGCTGAAACTGACGCGAGGCGGCCAGAAACGTAGGTCGCCACACCACCGACAAGGTTAAGTTCTCGCCGGGGGCAGCTTCCCAGCTATTGCCTCGCTGCCCGCGGCCGGCGGTCTGTTTGTCTGTTATGACGGTACAGCCCTCCGTGGCGCGGCTTTTGAGAAGTAATTGTTGCGCCTCCGTGTTCGTGGAGGCACATTCGGCCAGCCAAATCACTTGCTGGCCCGTGAAGAGGGTTTTGGGGGATAGTGCCTCCACCTGATTTTCGCTACTTTGTACGTTCAAACCTAATAATACCACATGAAAAGTACCCTGATTCGGCAGGATTCGGACAGATTGGCAGAAGTAGTAGTACGCGGCATGCAGGAAAAGAAAGCTGCCGATATCGTGGTACTCGACCTGAAAGACCTTAAAAATGCGGTGGCCGATTACTTCGTGATTTGCTCCGCCTCCTCCGATACGCAGCTGGATGCCATTGCCCGCTCAGTAGAAGAAGAAGTTGAAAAGCTCACCGGCCAGAGCCCCTGGCAAACGGAAGGTCGCATGCAGCGCGAATGGGTGCTGCTGGACTATGTGGACGTGGTAGTGCACATTTTCCTGCGCGACCGGCGCCAGTTCTACGCGCTGGAAGAGCTGTGGGGCGATGCCAATATTAAATATGTGGAGGAAGCTACCTCCGCCGTTTAAAGTAAAAAGCCGTTGGCTGCGTCTCTGCAACAAACCCGCTCATGGTGGGTTTAGCCTTTGATTTTTGTTTTAGCCTTTTTGCTTATCCATGTCTGATAAGACTCCTTTAAAAAAGAAAAAACCTTTGCTGCCCACCCCGCCCCCGCGGCCGGGTATGCAGCTATGGGTACTGGCCGGTTTGGTGGTGTTCATCTTTGGGCTGCTGTATTTCAACCGAAGCAATTCGGCTATTGAGACCACGCAGCAGAAGTTTGAGCAAATGCTGCTGGCCGGTGATGTAAGCCGCCTCACTCTGGTTAATGACCGGGCCGTGGAGGTAACCCTCAAACCAACCGCTGTTCGTAAGCCGGAATATCAGGCGGAACTGCAGCGTCGCGGCATGCTGGCCATTGATGCCGGCCCGCAGTATACCTTCCGGGTTATTGATGGCAAGTCTTTCAAGGAAGACTACGACAAGCTGCGCGCTACCATTCCCCGGGAGCAGCAGGTAGGCCTGGAGGTAGATACCCGCCAGGGCTACGGTGAGTTTATCACCAGCTGGGGCTTCATGATTATTCTGATTGTGGCATTCTGGTTCCTGATGCGCCGTATGGGCGGCGGAGCCGGACCAGGCGGTCAGATCTTCAACATTGGCAAAAGCCGCGCTGCCCTCTTCGAAGGTGGTGATAAGGTGAAGGTGACGTTTAAGGACGTGGCCGGCCTGGAAGAAGCTAAAGAGGAGGTAGAAGAAATTGTGGAGTTCCTCCGCAACCCTTCTAAGTTCACGGTGCTCGGTGGTAAAATTCCGAAGGGCGCTTTGCTGGTAGGCCCTCCCGGCACCGGTAAAACCCTTATGGCCAAAGCCGTAGCCGGCGAAGCTGATGTTCCCTTCTTCTCCCTGTCAGGTTCCGACTTTGTGGAGATGTTTGTGGGCGTGGGCGCGGCCCGGGTACGGGACTTGTTTAAGCAGGCTAAAGCCAAAGCGCCGTGTATCATCTTCATTGATGAGATTGACGCTATTGGCCGCAGCCGCAGCCGCGGCAACATGCCTGGTGGCAACGACGAACGGGAAAACACGCTAAACTCGCTGCTGGTGGAAATGGATGGTTTCGGTACCGACTCCGGGGTTATTATCCTGGCCGCTACCAACCGCCCCGATACCCTGGACTCCGCTTTGCTACGTCCCGGTCGCTTCGACCGGCAGATCAGCATTGACAAGCCAGACATCAACGGCCGCACGCAGATTTTCACGGTGCACCTCAAGCCCTTGACGCTGGGCCCTGATGTGGATGCCCGCAAACTGGCGGCGCAAACCCCTGGGTTTGCCGGTGCTGAAATTGCCAACGTCTGCAACGAAGCCGCCCTCATTGCCGCCCGCCGCGACAAGAAGATGGTGACTATGCAGGATTTCACCGATGCCGTGGACCGCGTAATCGGGGGCCTCGAGAAGAAAAACAAAATCATCAGCCCCGGTGAGAAGCGTATTGTGGCTTACCACGAAGCCGGCCACGCCATTGCCGGCTGGTTCCTGGAGCACGCTGACCCGTTGGTGAAGGTGAGCATTGTACCCCGCGGCGTGGCCGCGCTGGGCTACGCGCAGTACCTCCCCCGCGAGCAGTTCCTATATAACACCGAGCAGCTGACCGACGAAATGTGCATGGCCTTAGGTGGCCGCGCCGCCGAAGAGTTAGTGTTCGGCAAAATATCGACGGGCGCCCTCTCCGACCTGGAGCGGATTACCAAGATGGCCTACAGCATTGTAACCATGTATGGTATGAACGCCAAGCTGGGTAATGTCTCGTTCTATGATTCCAAGGGGCAAAATGAGTACGGCTTCTCTAAGCCTTATTCCGAAGCTACCTCCCAGATGATTGATGAGGAAGTGCGCACCATCATTGAGAATGCCTACATCCGCACCAAGGATTTGCTGACGGAGCGCCGCCACGAGCTGGAAATTATAGCCAAGGAGCTGCTGGAAAAGGAAGTACTGCTGCAGGACGATCTTGAAAGGCTGGTAGGCAAGCGCCCTTACGACACCCAGACCAGCTACCAGGCCCACATGGCCGGCACCGACCGCTCCGAGACGCTGAGCGAGGTGAAAGAAGAGCACCCGGTGGCCTTGGGCAACGATTTGCCCGAAATCAACCTGCCAGGTGTAGATGATAATACCACCGGCTCTAATGGGTCGGCGGAGGTACCCAGCGGCACTACCGTTACGCCGGTTTAGCCTTCAGCTTTATAGCAGAAAAGCCAGCCCTGATGGGCTGGCTTTTTTTATGTCCGGGTATTGAAGACGGACGGAACAGAAAGCAATTCTGGCTTACTGCACCGTGTATTCTTTAACGACTACTGCCGGCGAAGAAGCATCCAGCGTTAGGGTTTTGTCGACGCCCCAGGCAACGGAAACCGACTGCCCGCTGGTAAGCGGCTCATCTGTGGTAACGAAAACCCAGAGCTTCTCCCCTTTGGCGCGGTTAGGCAACGTAAAGGTCTTGGCTTCTTTGCCGCCTTTGGTATCCAACCAGTTAATGGAGCCGGACAGCAAGGTTCCCTTTGCGGTCTGGGCTTCGGATTCCGTCGCCGCTACACCGAACATCCCCTGCGTTTCTGAGCCGCTGAGGCCCTTCATGGTAAGGCTGTAATTGATTTCAACCGGGCTGAATGCTCCGTTGGGCGTAGGAGTCGACTCCTCATCACAGCTGGGTAAAGCCACACCTAGCAACGCCAGCATAGCAAGTGGAAATAGACGTTTCATAAGATTCTGAAATAAAATTTTGCTGTAAGATACCAACTATCTGAAATACTATCCGGCCCTACAGCCGGGGCTATACCCATTTGCAACCGGGTAAAAGCCGCTCATGGGTTGAGTGCCGCGACTATACGCAGTACCCCGCCTACTCCAGGCCCTTGATGCTGATGTATTGCTTCTCGTTGCGGCGCCCCACCCGCACAATGCTCCGCTCAAAGTCCTTGGGGCTGTTTAGCGTTTCGTAAAACCCATCCAGAAACCTGATAGCAAACTCTTTTTCGTCCTGGCTGAGGTATTCACAGGAGAGGTATACGTTATTGAAGGCGGCCCGCCGGGCGTTGAAAAGAGTGCGCATTTCCGCGTAAATATCTTCCGGAAAGCTGCCGCCCCGGAAGAGGCGCTGCCGCACCGAGCTAATGCCCAACTGCTCGGGTGGTTCGGCATAGGGCGCCATCACCAGGCCAGTATAATCGAAGTCGTAGGGTACGGGAATGGGCGGGGTACGCCGGTCCAGCATCAGCAGGCGGATATTGTGCCGGTAGGGCACCGACCAGTCCGTGTTGCCGACCATAAACTGGAAGAATGCCAGCTGAGCCATGGCCTGCTGGTCGGTGTTTTCCATGCCAATCGCCAGGCGGTTTGGCACCACGGCAGCCTGGTTGCGCTGCGCCATGGCCTTGGCATCCTCCAGCAAAAATGCCTGGTGCACGGAGCCTTTGCGCTGGCCGTTAGCATCCTGATAAGTCACCCGGCAAAGCCGCGCCCGAAAGCTCATGTCCGTCAGTACATTGTAGAGCTTGTACACCAGGTATTCCCGCAATACATACTTATCCTGCAGGCAATGGGTAGTCAGTTTCAGCTCCTCTACTTGCCCGAAGATGCTGTTTTGCGGCGCGCCCTTGGGAAACCGAATCAGCAGGGGTGGAAACGTACAAACTGTGGGGTCTTTCCGCCGGTGCCCGCGCACTCTCATCAGCACGGGCACAGACTGGGATACCCCCGCTTCATCCTGATAAAGAATGGAGGCCGCATGCCAGCCGGGTTTATCGCCCCGGTCCTTTAAGACCCGATCCAGCGGCAATACCAGCGTAAACGGCTGCTCATTTTCCTTGGTAAAGAAGGTGTTTTCGCCGGGTTTGGCCGGGCTTTGCACCCCACTGGCGTGCTCCTTCTCCGGGCTAATCTGAACTACCCCGGGAGAATACCCCAGTAGTAAGCCGAGGCTGGCGAGTAAGTATAGAACCCGTACCATCACAGCTGGAGGTGGGTTTTTCCGGCGCTTCAGCCGGTTTACGCTGAGGGCAACGTGCCGCAGGGCGGCAAAAATCTGCTCCGCCTTCTCAGGGCGCGAGGCTAAAGCGCTTGGCGCTTGAACATGCTCTGCATGACTTTGCCCTCGCCTTGCGCCATGGGAAAGCCCAACAAATAAGCCACGGTAGCGGGGATGTCTACCAAGGTATGCTGCTCCGTTACAGTCTGGCCCACCCGGAAATCGGGGCCAAGACCCAGCAGACTAATGTGGCGGCAGCCTTCGCAGTTGTCGCCATGGTCTACAAAACCCGTGCTGATGCCGTTGAGGTGGCGGCCATGGTCACTGGTAATGAGCAGGGTGGTGTTGTTTCGGTAGGCCTTGGTTTTGCGCAGGAAATCATAGAGTTGCATTACGTACAAATCGTCTCGTGAAATCCCGCGCAGGTAATAGGCCCAGTTGCCGGCGTGGGCGTAGCCATCGGGCTCCATAAAATTGATGAGCACCAGATTGGGCTTGTACTCCGTCAGAATGTGCTTTACGGCTACCAGGGTCAGGGAATCGGAGCGGTAGCCGCTGCCGGGGCCGCTCACGCCGCAATCCATAGAAGGCATAAACTGGTCTTTCCACTCCGGGTTCAGGGTATTGCCCAGAATATGCAGCTTGTCTTTGCTGGTGATAAGCCAGGCCGCCGTAGCAGGTTTGCCGGTGGCTTTGCGCCAGTATTGAAAGATAGAGGGCTGCTGCGGCAACTCCTCCCCATAGTTATCAATGGGCTGGTTAATGCCCGTGGTGATGGCCACGTGCCCGGAGTTGGTGTAGGTAAAGGCGTTATTATAAAAGTTAGGCAGGAATACGCCCCTGGGCTTCAGGCGCGTAGCCATATTCGGAATCATGCTGGTGCTGTCCCAGGTTTCTGAGTACCGGGGGCCATCAATGACTACAATAATAACGTTGCGGGTTTTGAGCTTCTTTTTGGCCGCCCCCGGGGGCACCGGCGCAAAAGAAAACAGCAGCAAAAGCACAAAGCCCAGGGCATAGTTCAGCCAACCGGTGCCAGAAGAAAGGCGGCCCCGCCGCCCGAAGGTTGCTGGAAAGGGCATGGTGCTAAGTGGAATACCAAGCAGTTCTTGCTTTCGATATTCTACGTTAGCAAATTGACGATGGACGATAAATTCCTAACTATCAATCTATAAAATAACCACCCGTGCTTACCACTTTCCCAACGCGGTGGTGCATGGCCCTACTCTGTTACCTTTGCGCTATGTCTCAGACCTCCCGCGACATTATGCTGCGCCGCATCCGCGAG
The Hymenobacter sp. DG25B genome window above contains:
- a CDS encoding T9SS type A sorting domain-containing protein, whose product is MKTFTKFCIAATLLLAQLAAVAASHTVKVRNFAFDPQFLTINPGDEVKFEWESGTHPVVSDNSAFAAFTMASATPTASRTLATAGVYGYHCTLHGSPGNGMFGTITVNAATPVIGAKLTAPVLTLYPNPSRGMVMLTVNQKPGADYKLRISNIIGREVRAITLKPELTDAGLPLNLSDLPAGMYICNLVLNDKVVGTKRLILQN
- a CDS encoding biotin--[acetyl-CoA-carboxylase] ligase; the encoded protein is MNVQSSENQVEALSPKTLFTGQQVIWLAECASTNTEAQQLLLKSRATEGCTVITDKQTAGRGQRGNSWEAAPGENLTLSVVWRPTFLAASRQFQLSMAVALAVLDWVSTVLGPDPALRLKWPNDVYYHDQKLGGILIENTLSSVGIQSSIVGIGININQLEFGVPTATSLARLTGRHYALPALAERLLECLERRYLQLRSGQTEALRHAYLQVLYRFQEWHHFEVEGRRLTGQIVSVEETGRLVVEINGQLQSFGMQEIKFCQ
- the rsfS gene encoding ribosome silencing factor, which produces MKSTLIRQDSDRLAEVVVRGMQEKKAADIVVLDLKDLKNAVADYFVICSASSDTQLDAIARSVEEEVEKLTGQSPWQTEGRMQREWVLLDYVDVVVHIFLRDRRQFYALEELWGDANIKYVEEATSAV
- the ftsH gene encoding ATP-dependent zinc metalloprotease FtsH, with amino-acid sequence MSDKTPLKKKKPLLPTPPPRPGMQLWVLAGLVVFIFGLLYFNRSNSAIETTQQKFEQMLLAGDVSRLTLVNDRAVEVTLKPTAVRKPEYQAELQRRGMLAIDAGPQYTFRVIDGKSFKEDYDKLRATIPREQQVGLEVDTRQGYGEFITSWGFMIILIVAFWFLMRRMGGGAGPGGQIFNIGKSRAALFEGGDKVKVTFKDVAGLEEAKEEVEEIVEFLRNPSKFTVLGGKIPKGALLVGPPGTGKTLMAKAVAGEADVPFFSLSGSDFVEMFVGVGAARVRDLFKQAKAKAPCIIFIDEIDAIGRSRSRGNMPGGNDERENTLNSLLVEMDGFGTDSGVIILAATNRPDTLDSALLRPGRFDRQISIDKPDINGRTQIFTVHLKPLTLGPDVDARKLAAQTPGFAGAEIANVCNEAALIAARRDKKMVTMQDFTDAVDRVIGGLEKKNKIISPGEKRIVAYHEAGHAIAGWFLEHADPLVKVSIVPRGVAALGYAQYLPREQFLYNTEQLTDEMCMALGGRAAEELVFGKISTGALSDLERITKMAYSIVTMYGMNAKLGNVSFYDSKGQNEYGFSKPYSEATSQMIDEEVRTIIENAYIRTKDLLTERRHELEIIAKELLEKEVLLQDDLERLVGKRPYDTQTSYQAHMAGTDRSETLSEVKEEHPVALGNDLPEINLPGVDDNTTGSNGSAEVPSGTTVTPV
- a CDS encoding alkaline phosphatase family protein, which encodes MPFPATFGRRGRLSSGTGWLNYALGFVLLLLFSFAPVPPGAAKKKLKTRNVIIVVIDGPRYSETWDSTSMIPNMATRLKPRGVFLPNFYNNAFTYTNSGHVAITTGINQPIDNYGEELPQQPSIFQYWRKATGKPATAAWLITSKDKLHILGNTLNPEWKDQFMPSMDCGVSGPGSGYRSDSLTLVAVKHILTEYKPNLVLINFMEPDGYAHAGNWAYYLRGISRDDLYVMQLYDFLRKTKAYRNNTTLLITSDHGRHLNGISTGFVDHGDNCEGCRHISLLGLGPDFRVGQTVTEQHTLVDIPATVAYLLGFPMAQGEGKVMQSMFKRQAL